In Bradyrhizobium erythrophlei, a single genomic region encodes these proteins:
- a CDS encoding ABC transporter permease produces the protein MDRFGHRLLSGLCYRIGYRLNDFLEIVGLSIGVSLAATAIAAGIGVLFGAALAIFAFPGRQLVIVLINALFGLPPVVVGLVLYLALSRSGPLGSLELLFTPTAMVIAQTILAAPIITALVHRASERAWARYGDELVMDGATRLQPIPQILMIIRADVVTAVLAGFGRTVSEVGAVILVGGNIRGLTRTMTTAIALQTSQGDLSLALALGIVLVGISISISATVFALAGRARTAGSDEV, from the coding sequence ATTGACAGATTTGGGCATCGCTTACTTTCAGGGCTCTGTTACCGGATCGGCTACCGCTTGAACGACTTCCTGGAGATTGTCGGACTTTCGATCGGCGTTAGTCTGGCCGCGACGGCCATAGCGGCTGGCATCGGCGTGCTCTTCGGGGCCGCGCTCGCCATTTTCGCATTTCCCGGGCGCCAACTGGTCATCGTTCTGATCAACGCGCTCTTTGGCTTGCCGCCGGTCGTTGTCGGGCTCGTGTTGTATCTTGCTCTGTCTCGCTCAGGTCCGCTCGGCTCCCTCGAACTGCTCTTCACCCCGACCGCGATGGTGATAGCGCAGACGATCCTCGCCGCACCTATCATCACGGCACTTGTGCACCGCGCCAGCGAGAGGGCCTGGGCGCGCTACGGAGATGAACTTGTTATGGATGGTGCGACGCGGTTACAGCCCATTCCGCAAATTCTGATGATCATTCGCGCCGACGTCGTGACCGCTGTACTGGCGGGCTTTGGCCGCACTGTTTCGGAAGTTGGAGCGGTGATCCTGGTCGGCGGCAACATTCGCGGATTGACCAGAACGATGACGACGGCCATCGCTCTTCAAACCAGCCAAGGCGACCTGTCATTGGCCTTGGCTTTGGGCATAGTGTTAGTCGGGATCAGCATCTCGATCAGCGCGACAGTTTTCGCGCTGGCGGGACGGGCGCGCACAGCAGGGAGCGACGAAGTATGA